In a genomic window of Vigna angularis cultivar LongXiaoDou No.4 chromosome 6, ASM1680809v1, whole genome shotgun sequence:
- the LOC108341947 gene encoding patellin-4 yields the protein MTAEVMAQEETQTAEVVSVAEPQKEEKVAGENVEPKESPLDEKKPKTVEKSSSYKEESNFLSDLKELERKALIEFKSKLEEAILGGILFEKEEPKKEASAENEAEEKNEAEEKEEGKNVEVEEKDVCLWGVPLLPSKGAEGIDVVLLKFLRAREFRVSDAFEMLKKTLKWRKESNIDSLVDEEFASDLASAAYMSGVDHEGHPVCYNIFGAFESEELYQKTFGTEEKRSEFLRWRCQMMEKGIQKLNLKPGGVSSLLQINDLKNSPGISNKELRVATKQTVAILQDNYPEMVAKNIFINVPFWYYALNALLSPFLTQRTKSKIVVARPNKVTETLTKYIPIEEIPVQYGGFKREDDVEFSSQDGAVSEIILKAGSTATVEIPALEVGKSVCWDLTVLGWEVSYKEEFVPSDEGSYTVIVQKGKKMGSQEGPVRNTFRNNEAGKVVLTIENNTNKKKRVLYRYKATKSSF from the exons ATGACTGCTGAGGTTATGGCTCAAGAGGAGACCCAGACAGCTGAGGTTGTTTCTGTTGCTGAGCCCCAGAAAGAGGAGAAGGTTGCTGGAGAAAATGTGGAACCAAAGGAATCACCTTTGGATGAAAAGAAGCCCAAAACGGTGGAGAAAAGCTCTTCTTACAAGGAAGAAAGCAACTTCCTTTCTGATCTCAAAGAGTTGGAAAGGAAGGCTTTGATTGAATTCAAGTCAAAGCTTGAGGAAGCTATCTTGGGAGGCATTCTTTTTGAGAAAGAAGAGCCAAAGAAGGAGGCTTCTGCTGAGAACGAGGCAGAAGAGAAGAATGAAGCTGAAGAGAAGGAGGAGGGGAAAAATGTGGAGGTTGAGGAGAAGGATGTGTGTCTTTGGGGAGTGCCCCTTTTGCCAAGCAAGGGAGCGGAAGGCATTGATGTGGTTCTGTTGAAATTTTTGAGGGCTAGGGAGTTCAGAGTCAGTGATGCGTTTGAGATGCTGAAGAAGACCCTTAAGTGGAGGAAGGAATCAAATATTGATTCTTTGGTGGATGAGGAATTTGCCTCAGACTTGGCCTCTGCAGCTTACATGAGTGGAGTTGATCATGAAGGGCACCCTGTGTGCTACAACATATTTGGTGCATTTGAAAGTGAGGAGCTTTATCAGAAGACTTTTGGGACTGAGGAGAAGCGCAGTGAGTTCTTGAGATGGAGGTGCCAGATGATGGAGAAGGGTATTCAGAAGCTCAATTTGAAGCCGGGTGGCGTGTCCTCCTTGCTTCAAATCAATGACCTTAAGAACTCCCCTGGTATTTCAAACAAGGAGCTTAGAGTTGCCACAAAGCAAACTGTTGCAATATTGCAAGACAATTATCCTGAAATGGTCGCAAAAAAT ATTTTCATCAACGTTCCTTTCTGGTATTATGCTCTCAACGCCCTTTTATCTCCTTTCTTAACCCAAAGAACAAAGAGCAAAATAGTGGTGGCTCGTCCTAACAAGGTCACTGAAACATTGACAAA GTACATTCCAATTGAGGAGATCCCAGTTCAATATGGTGGTTTCAAGAGGGAAGATGATGTTGAGTTCTCTTCCCAAGATGGTGCTGTCTCAGAAATCATTCTCAAGGCTGGATCAACTGCAACCGTTGAGATTCCTGCATTAGAG GTTGGAAAGAGTGTGTGCTGGGATTTGACTGTTCTGGGTTGGGAGGTGAGTTACAAGGAGGAATTTGTTCCCAGTGATGAGGGTTCTTACACAGTTATTGTtcaaaaaggaaagaaaatgggGTCACAAGAAGGGCCTGTTAGGAACACTTTTAGGAACAATGAAGCAGGGAAAGTTGTCCTCACTATagagaacaacacaaacaagaaGAAGAGGGTGCTGTACCGTTACAAGGCCACCAAGAGCTCCTTCTGA
- the LOC108342570 gene encoding berberine bridge enzyme-like 8: MEALSPPRMLLSVFSIAVLLSTIPQSASAANSAHNTFLHCLVNHSEPSHPITSAIFTPHNASFSSVLEAYVRNLRFNTSTTRKPFLIITALHVSHIQASIICAQKYNLQMKIRSGGHDYEGVSYVAEVPFFILDMFNLRKIEVDIHTETAWVQAGATLGEVYYRIGEKSKIHGFPAGVCPTVGVGGHISGGGYGNMMRKYGLTVDNVVDAQMVDVEGRLLDRKSMGEDLFWAITGGGGSSFGVVLAYKIKLVRVPEVVTVFRVERTVEQNATDVVYNWQHVAPTIDNELFIRLILDVVNGTQNGKKTVRASFVALFLGDSKSLVSLLNEKFPQLGLKQSDCIETSWLRSVLFWTNINITTPVEVLLDRQPQSPVNYLKRKSDYVQKPISKKGFEGLWKKMIELEYTLFQFNPYGGRMAEIPSTATPFPHRAGNLWKVQYQANWNRAGKKVADHYINLTRVLHKYMTPFVSKNPREAFYNYKDLDLGINHNGKNSYAEGKVYGVEYFKDNFNRLVEIKTKVDPHNFFRNEQSIPTLPYRKS, encoded by the coding sequence ATGGAAGCTCTTTCTCCTCCGAGAATGCTACTATCAGTATTTTCCATTGCTGTGTTACTTTCTACGATTCCACAATCAGCTTCAGCTGCAAATTCAGCTCACAACACTTTTCTTCATTGCCTTGTAAACCATTCAGAACCCTCTCACCCCATAACCTCAGCCATTTTCACGCCACACAACGCTTCATTCTCCTCCGTCTTGGAAGCTTATGTCAGAAACCTTCGTTTCAACACCTCCACAACCCGAAAGCCATTTCTTATAATAACTGCATTGCATGTTTCTCATATACAAGCATCCATCATTTGCGCTCAGAAGTACAACTTGCAAATGAAAATCCGAAGTGGAGGCCATGACTACGAGGGTGTGTCCTACGTGGCTGAAGTCCCTTTCTTCATCCTTGACATGTTCAATCTCCGAAAAATTGAAGTTGATATACACACCGAGACCGCTTGGGTGCAAGCTGGTGCAACGCTTGGTGAAGTTTATTACAGAATTGGTGAGAAGAGTAAAATTCATGGTTTTCCAGCAGGGGTTTGTCCCACTGTTGGGGTGGGAGGCCACATAAGTGGTGGTGGCTATGGTAATATGATGAGAAAATACGGTCTTACAGTGGATAATGTTGTTGATGCACAAATGGTTGATGTTGAAGGTAGATTGCTTGATAGAAAATCTATGGGTGAAGATCTCTTTTGGGCCATCACAGGTGGTGGTGGATCTAGCTTTGGCGTAGTCCTTGCCTACAAAATAAAGCTTGTTCGAGTTCCTGAGGTGGTAACTGTTTTCAGAGTAGAGAGAACCGTGGAGCAAAACGCCACCGATGTTGTTTATAACTGGCAGCATGTTGCACCAACTATCGACAACGAGCTTTTTATCAGACTTATATTGGACGTTGTAAACGGTACACAAAATGGAAAAAAGACTGTAAGAGCTTCTTTTGTAGCTCTATTCCTCGGTGACTCCAAAAGCCTTGTTTCTCTCTTGAACGAGAAGTTCCCTCAGTTGGGATTGAAGCAATCAGACTGCATCGAAACAAGTTGGCTTCGGTCGGTGCTGTTTTGGACAAACATCAACATTACAACACCTGTTGAGGTTTTACTTGATAGACAACCACAATCACCTGTGAACTACTTGAAAAGAAAATCTGACTATGTACAAAAACCAATTTCCAAAAAGGGTTTTGAAGGACTTTGGAAGAAGATGATCGAGTTGGAGTATACGCTATTTCAATTCAATCCTTATGGTGGAAGAATGGCCGAGATTCCATCAACAGCAACTCCTTTTCCTCATCGTGCAGGGAACCTGTGGAAGGTTCAATACCAAGCCAATTGGAATCGGGCTGGGAAAAAGGTAGCAGATCATTATATAAACTTGACAAGAGTACTTCATAAGTATATGACTCCTTTTGTCTCCAAGAATCCAAGAGAGGCTTTTTACAATTATAAGGACCTTGACTTGGGAATTAATCACAATGGCAAGAACAGTTATGCTGAAGGAAAAGTTTATGGAGTCGAGTATTTCAAAGATAACTTCAACAGGTTGGTTGAAATAAAGACCAAGGTTGATCCTCATAATTTCTTTAGGAATGAACAAAGCATCCCTACGCTGCCATATCGAAAGAGTTAG
- the LOC108342312 gene encoding berberine bridge enzyme-like 8, with translation MEVISPQRLQPLLLSIIVVLFSIVAFSASAENSAHNTFLRCLLNHSDSSHPILSAIFTTNNDSFSSVLQAHIRNLRFNTSTTRKPFLILTPLHVSHIQAAIICAKKHKLLMKIRSGGHDYEGASYVASQPFFILDMFRLRSIEVDIDSETAWVQTGATLGELYYRIAKKSKTHGFPAGVCPSVGVGGHISGGGYGNMMRKYGLTVDNVVDAQMVDVEGRLLDRKSMGEDLFWAITGGGGSSFGVIIAYKIKLVRVPDTVTVFKVTKTLEQNATDIVYKWQHVAPAISHDLFIRLILDVVNNTQKGTKTGRATFIALFLGDSKSLVSLLNEKFPQLGVKLSDCIETSWLRSVLFFADINISEPVEILLDRQPKSLIYLKRKSDYVKKAISKEGWEGIWKKLIELDNTVILYFNPYGGRMSEISSTASPFPHRAGNLWKIQYQANWNQAGKQFVDHYINMARILHKYMTNFVSKNPRGAFFNYKDFDLGINHNGNKSYTEGRVYGVEYFKNNFERLVEIKTKVDPHNFFRNEQSIPTLPHMTS, from the exons atggaagtGATTTCTCCTCAGAGACTACAACCATTGTTACTTTCCATAATcgttgtcttgttttctatagtTGCATTTTCAGCTTCAGCTGAAAATTCAGCACACAACACTTTTCTTCGTTGCCTTTTAAACCATTCAGACTCCTCTCACCCCATACTTTCAGCAATCTTTACAACAAACAACGACTCATTCTCTTCGGTGTTGCAAGCCCACATAAGAAACCTTCGTTTCAACACCTCCACCACCCGAAAGCCATTCCTTATACTAACTCCATTGCATGTATCCCATATACAAGCTG CCATTATCTGTGCCAAAAAGCACAAATTGTTGATGAAAATTCGTAGTGGTGGCCATGACTATGAAGGGGCGTCTTACGTGGCTTCACAACCATTCTTCATCCTTGACATGTTCCGACTCCGGTCCATTGAGGTTGACATAGACTCCGAGACCGCTTGGGTTCAGACCGGTGCGACACTTGGGGAACTGTATTATCGAATTGCTAAGAAGAGTAAAACTCACGGCTTCCCAGCTGGGGTTTGTCCCTCTGTTGGAGTGGGAGGTCACATAAGTGGTGGTGGATATGGCAACATGATGAGAAAATATGGTCTCACAGTAGATAATGTTGTTGATGCACAAATGGTTGATGTTGAAGGTAGATTGCTTGATAGAAAATCCATGGGTGAAGATCTCTTTTGGGCCATCACGGGTGGTGGAGGATCTAGCTTTGGCGTCATCATTGCCTACAAAATAAAGCTGGTTCGAGTTCCAGATACAGTCACTGTTTTCAAAGTTACAAAAACCCTCGAGCAAAATGCTACTGATATAGTTTACAAATGGCAGCATGTTGCACCGGCTATCAGTCACGACCTTTTCATTAGACTTATCTTGGACGTTGTAAACAATACACAAAAAGGAACAAAGACTGGAAGAGCAACTTTCATAGCTCTATTCCTTGGTGACTCGAAAAGCCTTGTTTCTCTCTTGAATGAGAAGTTCCCTCAATTGGGAGTGAAGCTATCTGACTGTATTGAAACAAGTTGGCTTCGTTCAGTGTTGTTTTTCGCAGACATCAACATTTCAGAGCCTGTTGAGATTTTACTTGACAGACAACCAAAATCACTCATATACTTGAAAAGGAAATCTGATTATGTAAAGAAAGCAATTTCCAAAGAAGGGTGGGAAGGGATTTGGAAGAAGTTGATTGAGTTGGACAATACagtaatattatatttcaatcCTTATGGTGGAAGAATGTCTGAGATTTCATCAACAGCATCACCTTTCCCTCATCGAGCTGGGAACCTATGGAAGATCCAATACCAAGCAAATTGGAATCAGGCAGGGAAACAATTTGTTGATCATTACATAAACATGGCAAGAATACTTCACAAGTACATGACTAATTTTGTCTCCAAGAACCCAAGAGGAGCTTTCTTCAATTATAAGGATTTTGACTTAGGAATTAACCACAATGGTAACAAGAGCTACACTGAAGGAAGAGTTTACGGAGTGGAGTATTTCAAGAATAACTTCGAGAGGTTAGTTGAAATAAAGACAAAGGTTGATCCTCATAATTTCTTCAGGAACGAACAAAGCATCCCTACCCTGCCTCACATGACGAGTTAG